One region of Termitidicoccus mucosus genomic DNA includes:
- a CDS encoding ATP-dependent DNA helicase produces MQREEVAALKALTTIVPLPAVKPALSGIMQWAEQHLFERRSVVHEHELLAAALERGRGQDFDLDALRQALSERGYLKEPGTDKLTVREVFNCELAVVMAAADGRGRFPALNPNYQASPALSHEQAMAVKKILGSCDFITLFRGGAGTGKSFALKEVARGLSAAQRPVVVLAPQRQQAQDLQADGLEAETLASFLQRKQLPQNAVVMVDEAGQVGAQQLAELICVVQSNGGRLILSGDTRQHGAVAFSDALRAIESHAGLKPAVLRSIRRQDPSRAGTSAERTFIRHYRNAVKLAAEGKTAESFDALDRLGCIREVAVEDCRNALASEYLAAVERKEWVLVVAQTREEVRQTNEAIRAKLFEAGIIGRGVRVDTCQPVDLNAAQKVDPRFYQSDYHVCFVRGYGRFAKGDICPVVGTDDHGVILEKDGVSSRVSFRYAERFIAAMPVSLEVAPGDRLQVKFNGNSREGHRINNGELVTVQSIADDGAVVVKDARGIEKTMEPAQRLFVRGYAVTSYGSQGKTVDTVLMADAGNQAATHAHQWYVSVSRGRKQVLVFTPDKAALREHVRQAGERELALDLKLGMTPSVDAGNRVSRQCFIGQDYPHEETAYMENNINHQKGIRI; encoded by the coding sequence ATGCAGCGTGAAGAAGTCGCCGCCCTGAAAGCATTGACGACGATAGTGCCTTTGCCTGCGGTCAAGCCGGCCCTGTCCGGCATCATGCAATGGGCCGAGCAGCATCTTTTTGAGCGGCGCTCCGTCGTCCATGAGCATGAGTTGCTGGCCGCCGCCTTGGAGCGTGGACGCGGGCAGGACTTCGATCTTGATGCGTTGCGCCAGGCCCTGTCGGAGCGCGGTTATCTGAAAGAGCCGGGAACGGACAAGCTCACGGTGCGCGAAGTTTTTAATTGCGAACTGGCAGTCGTGATGGCCGCCGCCGATGGGCGCGGCCGGTTTCCCGCGCTGAATCCAAACTATCAGGCGTCTCCGGCGCTTTCGCATGAACAGGCGATGGCCGTAAAAAAGATCCTCGGCAGTTGTGATTTTATCACCCTGTTTCGCGGTGGTGCCGGAACGGGAAAAAGTTTTGCCCTGAAAGAAGTGGCACGGGGGCTGTCGGCGGCACAAAGACCGGTCGTGGTGCTGGCGCCCCAACGCCAGCAAGCGCAGGACTTGCAGGCGGACGGGCTGGAGGCCGAAACGCTTGCGTCGTTTTTGCAGCGAAAGCAACTGCCTCAAAACGCGGTCGTGATGGTGGATGAGGCCGGGCAGGTCGGGGCGCAACAGCTCGCTGAATTGATTTGTGTCGTGCAATCGAACGGCGGACGGCTGATCCTGTCCGGGGACACCCGGCAGCATGGAGCCGTTGCGTTTTCCGATGCGCTGCGTGCCATTGAAAGCCATGCCGGACTGAAACCGGCCGTGCTCCGGTCGATCCGAAGGCAGGACCCGTCGCGGGCCGGGACATCGGCGGAACGCACATTCATCCGTCATTACAGAAACGCGGTGAAGCTGGCGGCGGAGGGGAAAACCGCGGAGTCGTTTGACGCTTTGGATCGTCTGGGCTGCATCCGCGAAGTCGCCGTCGAGGACTGTCGGAATGCGCTTGCCTCGGAATATCTGGCCGCCGTTGAGCGAAAAGAGTGGGTGCTGGTAGTCGCCCAAACAAGGGAGGAGGTTCGTCAAACCAATGAGGCAATCAGGGCGAAATTGTTTGAAGCAGGCATCATTGGTCGCGGAGTGCGCGTCGACACCTGCCAGCCTGTTGACCTGAATGCGGCCCAGAAAGTGGACCCTCGATTTTACCAGTCCGACTACCATGTGTGTTTTGTTCGTGGTTACGGCCGGTTTGCCAAGGGGGACATTTGCCCCGTGGTCGGGACGGATGACCATGGCGTCATTCTGGAAAAGGACGGCGTATCCAGCAGGGTGAGCTTCCGTTATGCGGAGCGTTTTATCGCCGCAATGCCCGTGTCCTTGGAAGTCGCCCCGGGGGACCGCTTGCAGGTCAAGTTCAACGGCAACTCGCGCGAGGGCCACCGCATCAACAACGGCGAACTGGTCACCGTGCAAAGCATCGCGGATGACGGAGCCGTCGTGGTCAAGGACGCGAGGGGAATCGAGAAAACGATGGAGCCCGCCCAGCGGCTTTTCGTGCGCGGGTATGCGGTGACCTCCTATGGCTCGCAAGGCAAGACGGTCGATACGGTGTTGATGGCGGATGCCGGCAATCAGGCCGCCACCCACGCGCATCAATGGTATGTGTCTGTCTCCCGGGGGCGAAAGCAGGTGCTTGTTTTTACGCCCGACAAGGCGGCGTTGCGGGAGCATGTCCGGCAGGCCGGGGAGCGTGAGCTTGCCCTGGACTTGAAGCTGGGGATGACGCCGTCAGTTGACGCGGGCAACAGGGTGTCGAGGCAGTGCTTCATCGGGCAGGATTACCCGCATGAGGAAACTGCGTATATGGAAAACAACATTAATCATCAAAAAGGAATACGAATATGA